A single window of Gossypium hirsutum isolate 1008001.06 chromosome A10, Gossypium_hirsutum_v2.1, whole genome shotgun sequence DNA harbors:
- the LOC107925213 gene encoding ER membrane protein complex subunit 3: MAEDLVLDTAIRDWVLIPLSVVMVLIGILRYFVSKLMRSFQVPDPKIVKEGQVIVRARNLRGAANFIPPKSFRSRRVYFSNEENGLLFVPKGQAQNAQAQMFSDPNMAMDMMKKNLSMIIPQTLTFAWVNFFFSGFVAAKIPFPLTQRFRSMLQNGIDLSTVDVSYVSSRSWYFLNLFGLRGLFSLILGEENAMDDTQRMMQMGGFGFDPSKSLTAEKDGLDIVQHEWALPKFEHRAEAVLKKLVS, from the exons ATGGCGGAAGATCTGGTTCTCGATACGGCGATCAGAGATTGGGTGTTGATACCCCTTTCAGTGGTGATGGTCCTCATCGGCATCCTCCGCTACTTCGTCTCCAAGCTCATGCGCTCCTTTCAAGTTCCTGATCCTAAGATTGTCAAAGAAGG GCAAGTAATCGTTAGGGCTCGGAATTTACGAGGTGCTGCAAATTTTATCCCTCCCAAGTCTTTTCGATCTCGTAGGGTTTATTTCAGCAATGAG GAAAATGGATTACTGTTTGTCCCCAAGGGCCAGGCTCAAAATGCGCAAGCACAAATGTTCTCTGACCCTAACATGGCTATGGACATGATGAAGAAAAACCTCTCTATGATTATACCTCAG ACTCTCACTTTTGCCTGGGTCAACTTTTTCTTCTCTGGATTTGTTGCAG CCAAAATACCCTTCCCATTAACTCAGAGGTTCAGATCAATGTTGCAGAATGGAATTGACCTTAGCACAGTTGATGTGAGCTATGTTAGTAGCCGCTCATG GTATTTCCTCAATTTGTTTGGTTTGAGGGGTTTATTTAGTCTGATTCTGGGAGAGGAAAATG CAATGGATGATACACAGCGAATGATGCAGATGGGTGGGTTTGGCTTTGATCCATCAAAG AGCCTGACTGCTGAGAAAGATGGTCTTGACATAGTCCAACATGAATGGGCACTCCCTAAATTTGAGCATCGGGCCGAAGCAGTATTGAAAAAACTCGTCAGCTGA